One genomic window of Branchiostoma floridae strain S238N-H82 chromosome 4, Bfl_VNyyK, whole genome shotgun sequence includes the following:
- the LOC118414333 gene encoding uncharacterized protein LOC118414333 — translation MGEVANLICARFGNIPARVLCVLVLVCQGALLDYCLAFYLNLNWLGWITADIVVVCLWLYALITSYRYFRQKWMSPGLARIGDELPFAFISWFVYACLYVPRVAIIFKWEIADELTDHDWFGPNALKTTLALSAPLFLLLLYGHHDAKPHTNRKNYVDRLALGVTFDILDSLELLDILFVQESRVILTFELENAILSFACIVFFLPTVALFELRKNRSDGEVASVNFGVLYSLLFMLLVNVPFLVIRMLLWNIYNQDVSVFLIKNVMLLIIGFKDIWENVGPHGPKKCSECDGTFHPDHIEPHKEKCVPEEAIELHDGQTESEASKLPVEAHSSV, via the exons ATGGGGGAGGTTGCAAATCTCATTTGTGCCCGTTTCGGCAACATTCCGGCccgt GTGTTGTGCGTGTTGGTTCTTGTGTGCCAAGGCGCCCTGCTCGACTATTGTTTGGCCTTCTACCTGAACTTGAACTGGTTAGGTTGGATCACTGCGGACATCGTGGTCGTCTGTCTGTGGCTGTACGCGCTCATAACATCGTACCGGTACTTCAGACAGAAGTGGATGTCGCCTGGCCTTGCCCGGATCGGTGATGAGCTGCCCTTCGCCTTTATCTCGTGGTTTGTGTACGCCTGTCTGTACGTCCCCAGGGTCGCCATCATTTTCAAATGGGAGATAGCAGACGAACTCACCGACCACGACTGGTTCGGCCCCAACGCACTCAAGACGACTCTAGCATTGTCTGCCCCTTTGTTCCTTCTGCTCCTGTACGGGCATCACGACGCCAAGCCGCACACCAACAGGAAAAACTACGTAGATAGGCTCGCCTTGGGTGTGACCTTCGACATCCTGGACTCTCTAGAGTTACTGGATATCCTGTTTGTGCAGGAATCGCGGGTGATCTTAACCTTTGAGCTGGAGAACGCCATTCTTTCCTTCGCGTGCATCGTCTTCTTCCTCCCCACAGTCGCCCTCTTTGAACTGAGGAAGAACAGGTCGGATGGTGAAGTGGCATCCGTAAATTTCGGAGTGCTCTATTCCCTCCTCTTCATGTTGTTAGTGAACGTTCCCTTCCTTGTCATCAGGATGCTTCTGTGGAATATCTACAACCAAGACGTGTCTGTATTCCTAATTAAGAACGTCATGCTGCTGATCATTGGGTTTAAAGACATTTGGGAAAACGTCGGCCCGCACGGACCCAAGAAGTGCTCGGAGTGTGACGGAACATTCCACCCTGATCACATTGAGCCACACAAGGAGAAGTGCGTGCCAGAAGAAGCCATAGAGCTCCATGATGGACAGACTGAGTCGGAAGCAAGCAAACTACCAGTGGAAGCCCACTCTTCGGTGTGA
- the LOC118414353 gene encoding flavin reductase (NADPH)-like: MKLAVFGATGPTGVEVVKQALALGHDVTALVRNPDKMKDLVPDKDFKIEKIDFSSPESIEPHLQDKDVVLSCLGSKSAPWSAVTFYTDSMKVIVSAMRKNSIKRLVCVSSWYLTDDPSDPPPFLLRWVFKPLFTGRIFKNLAEMEQYLHGCDDIDFTAVKAPHLLTGPVTEMEFRTEEGEQVHDREGMRGMCRADVARFMLSTMSSEEWVKKCVAVIAVPKK, encoded by the exons ATGAAATTGGCAGTGTTTGGGGCGACTGGTCCTACAG GTGTTGAGGTTGTAAAGCAGGCCCTTGCGCTGGGCCATGATGTCACCGCACTGGTCAGGAACCCGGACAAGATGAAAGATCTGGTCCCTGATAAGGACTTCAAg ATTGAGAAGATCGACTTCTCCTCTCCCGAGTCGATAGAACCACATCTGCAGGACAAGGATGTTGTCCTCTCCTGTCTGGGAA GTAAGAGCGCACCTTGGTCAGCAGTCACCTTTTACACAGACTCCATGAAGGTGATTGTTTCTGCCATGAGGAAGAACAGCATCAAACGGCTGGTCTGTGTGTCGTCCTGGTACCTCACTG ACGACCCGTCAGACCCACCACCCTTTCTCTTGCGTTGGGTTTTCAAGCCTTTATTTACTGGGCGAATCTTCAAAAATCTGGCGGAAATGGAGCAGTACCTTCATGGGTGCGATGACATCGACTTTACAGCCGTTAAGGCACCGCATCTTCTGACAGGCCCTGTGACCG AAATGGAGTTCCGGACTGAGgaaggtgagcaggtacatgaCAGGGAGGGGATGCGAGGGATGTGCCGGGCAGATGTGGCCAG GTTCATGCTGTCAACGATGTCGTCAGAGGAATGGGTGAAGAAATGCGTGGCTGTCATTGCTGTTCCTAAGAAGTAG